In Flavobacterium lacustre, a genomic segment contains:
- a CDS encoding ABC transporter permease: protein MSIISLIIKREFIAKVRNKSFIVMTFLSPLLFVGIAAFVGYLSAMKAETKRIGIHDETGIFVKEFTSKNTKNGEYKYLDLSLIDIKFLKDSITNESYEGLLYIPKLDSPKDLENKIQFISNDSPSISFVEDVQDVIAKKLTAINYQAAKLDITVIKNAEANVSINLSKASGEESLRGLNEIKIGIGGAFGYLIMMFIIIYGNMVMRSVIEEKTNRIVEIIISSVKPFQLMMGKIIGTSLAGILQFFIWTVIGLVLMFSASLFFGVNVGPTAKVPPEMMHAAQQEFASTAQMYIKELWNLPIATLLISFVIYFIGGYFLYSSFYAAIGAAVDNETDSQQFLLPIIMPLILGVYIGFFTVINDPHGTIATVFSMIPLTSPIVMLMRIPFGVPWWQIVISVIILFATFFLVVWFASKIYRVGILMYGKKPTWKELYKWLKY, encoded by the coding sequence ATGAGCATTATATCATTAATTATAAAAAGAGAATTTATTGCCAAAGTACGCAACAAATCCTTCATCGTAATGACTTTTTTGAGTCCGTTGCTTTTTGTTGGTATAGCTGCTTTTGTAGGCTATTTGAGTGCTATGAAAGCGGAAACGAAACGAATAGGAATTCATGATGAAACAGGGATTTTTGTAAAAGAATTTACGTCGAAAAATACAAAAAATGGTGAATATAAATACCTCGATTTATCCCTGATAGATATAAAATTTTTGAAAGACAGTATTACAAATGAAAGCTATGAGGGCCTGTTATACATTCCAAAATTAGATAGCCCGAAAGACTTAGAAAATAAAATACAATTTATTTCTAATGACAGTCCAAGTATTTCTTTTGTTGAAGATGTTCAGGATGTAATTGCAAAAAAATTAACGGCAATTAATTATCAAGCGGCCAAATTAGATATAACGGTAATCAAAAATGCCGAAGCAAATGTGTCGATTAATTTATCTAAAGCATCCGGAGAAGAAAGTTTGAGAGGTCTTAACGAAATAAAAATAGGTATTGGTGGAGCTTTTGGATATCTTATTATGATGTTTATTATCATTTACGGAAACATGGTGATGCGAAGTGTAATAGAAGAAAAAACCAATCGTATTGTTGAAATTATTATTTCCTCGGTAAAACCATTTCAGTTGATGATGGGGAAAATAATAGGGACTTCATTAGCGGGGATTCTACAATTCTTTATTTGGACTGTCATCGGCTTAGTTCTAATGTTTTCGGCTTCGTTGTTCTTTGGTGTAAATGTAGGACCAACGGCAAAAGTCCCACCAGAAATGATGCATGCAGCTCAACAAGAATTTGCATCGACTGCCCAAATGTATATTAAGGAATTATGGAATTTACCCATAGCAACTCTGTTAATCAGTTTTGTTATCTATTTCATTGGAGGATATTTTTTATACAGTTCATTTTATGCTGCAATTGGAGCTGCAGTTGATAACGAAACAGATTCGCAACAATTTTTATTGCCTATAATTATGCCATTAATTCTGGGCGTTTATATCGGTTTTTTTACCGTGATTAATGATCCTCATGGTACAATTGCAACTGTTTTTTCTATGATTCCGTTGACATCGCCTATTGTTATGTTGATGCGAATTCCTTTTGGCGTACCTTGGTGGCAAATTGTTATTTCGGTAATTATTTTATTTGCAACCTTCTTTTTGGTTGTTTGGTTTGCTTCAAAAATATACCGGGTTGGAATCTTGATGTATGGTAAAAAACCAACTTGGAAAGAATTATATAAATGGTTAAAATATTAA
- a CDS encoding ABC transporter ATP-binding protein: MSTILEVNKVVKQYGDFVALNEVSLTVPKGSIYGLLGPNGAGKTSLIRIINQITLPDSGEIILDGEKLQPKHVQYIGYLPEERGLYKSMKVGEQCLYLAQMKGLSKTEAKIQLDYWFDRLEIQGWWNKKIEELSKGMAQKIQFVVCVLHKPKLLIFDEPFSGFDPVNANLIKDEILALKEQGSTIIFSTHRMESVEELCDHIALIHQSNKLIEGKLDDVKRQFKTNSFEVGILSDHVEGLMFDLTQKYTVGQANFKSLNNELKLEIQLGNSTPNGLLNILTQRGQVTHFVEKIPSVNDIFIQTVTK, from the coding sequence ATGAGTACCATTCTCGAAGTCAATAAAGTAGTGAAGCAATATGGTGATTTCGTTGCGCTTAACGAAGTTTCTTTAACCGTTCCTAAAGGGAGTATTTATGGGCTTTTAGGGCCTAACGGTGCCGGAAAAACATCTCTTATTCGAATTATAAACCAAATTACATTACCGGATAGTGGAGAAATTATTTTGGATGGAGAAAAATTGCAACCCAAACACGTACAATACATTGGCTATCTTCCGGAAGAACGCGGATTATACAAATCGATGAAAGTAGGGGAGCAATGTTTGTATTTGGCACAAATGAAAGGACTTTCTAAAACAGAAGCCAAAATACAATTGGATTATTGGTTCGACAGATTAGAAATACAAGGATGGTGGAACAAGAAAATTGAGGAACTTTCAAAAGGAATGGCTCAGAAAATTCAGTTTGTGGTTTGTGTGCTGCATAAACCTAAATTATTGATTTTTGATGAACCTTTTTCGGGTTTTGATCCTGTAAATGCAAATCTTATTAAAGATGAGATTTTAGCGCTGAAAGAGCAGGGTTCAACAATCATTTTCTCCACGCACCGAATGGAAAGTGTCGAAGAATTGTGTGATCATATCGCGTTAATTCATCAATCGAATAAGTTGATTGAAGGGAAATTAGATGATGTAAAGCGACAGTTTAAAACTAACAGTTTTGAGGTGGGTATTTTGTCGGATCATGTAGAAGGCTTGATGTTTGATCTTACACAAAAATATACGGTGGGTCAAGCCAATTTTAAATCTTTGAATAACGAATTGAAACTCGAAATTCAATTAGGGAATTCGACACCAAATGGGTTATTGAATATTCTTACACAACGAGGTCAAGTCACTCATTTTGTAGAAAAAATTCCAAGTGTAAATGATATTTTTATCCAAACAGTAACAAAATAG
- the dnaJ gene encoding molecular chaperone DnaJ has protein sequence MKKDFYEILGISRSADAAEIKKAYRKSAIQFHPDKNPGDKEAEEKFKLAAEAYEVLSDPQKKAKYDQYGHQAFDGSGGFGGGHGGMNMDDIFSQFGDIFGSGFGGFSGGGGGRARRAKGSNLRIKVKLTLEEIANGVEKKVKVKRKVQAPGVIYKTCSTCNGQGQVMRVTNTILGRMQSASTCPTCNGSGQILDKKPADADSQGMILEDETVSIKIPAGVVDGMQLKVSNKGNDAPGNSIPGDLIVAIEEIEHEFLKREGENLHYDLYVSFSEAVLGISKDIEAINGKVRIKLEEGIQSGKILRLKGKGIPSINGYGNGDLLVHVNVWTPKTLNKEQKQFFEKNLTDENFIPNPEKSDKSFFEKVKDMFS, from the coding sequence ATGAAGAAAGATTTTTACGAAATATTAGGCATTTCAAGAAGTGCAGATGCTGCTGAAATAAAAAAAGCATACCGAAAAAGCGCTATACAATTTCATCCTGACAAAAATCCAGGCGACAAAGAGGCAGAAGAAAAATTCAAATTGGCTGCTGAAGCCTATGAAGTATTAAGTGATCCTCAGAAAAAAGCCAAATACGATCAATACGGACATCAAGCTTTTGATGGTTCTGGAGGTTTTGGCGGTGGTCATGGCGGTATGAATATGGATGATATTTTTAGTCAGTTTGGTGATATTTTCGGAAGCGGTTTCGGAGGTTTTAGTGGCGGAGGCGGAGGAAGAGCCCGTCGTGCAAAAGGAAGTAATCTTCGTATAAAAGTAAAATTGACATTGGAAGAAATTGCCAATGGCGTGGAGAAAAAAGTCAAAGTAAAACGTAAAGTTCAAGCTCCTGGTGTAATCTATAAAACCTGTTCTACCTGTAACGGTCAAGGACAAGTGATGCGTGTGACAAATACTATTTTGGGAAGAATGCAATCTGCTTCAACCTGTCCTACTTGTAATGGTTCAGGTCAGATTTTGGATAAAAAACCAGCCGATGCAGATTCACAAGGAATGATTCTTGAGGACGAAACGGTTTCAATAAAAATACCTGCAGGAGTGGTTGACGGCATGCAATTGAAGGTTTCCAATAAAGGAAATGATGCCCCGGGAAATAGTATTCCTGGAGATTTAATTGTTGCTATTGAAGAGATTGAACATGAGTTTTTGAAACGTGAAGGAGAGAATTTACATTACGATTTATATGTGAGTTTTTCGGAAGCGGTTTTAGGAATTTCAAAAGATATTGAAGCTATCAACGGAAAAGTGAGAATCAAATTGGAAGAAGGCATTCAATCCGGTAAAATTCTTCGCTTGAAAGGAAAAGGTATTCCAAGTATTAATGGATACGGAAACGGAGATTTACTGGTTCATGTAAATGTTTGGACTCCAAAAACATTAAATAAAGAACAAAAACAGTTTTTTGAAAAAAACCTGACGGATGAAAATTTCATTCCAAATCCAGAGAAGTCAGACAAGTCCTTTTTCGAAAAAGTAAAAGATATGTTCTCTTAA
- a CDS encoding nucleotide exchange factor GrpE — translation MNFKNFFKTKSTMTTENTEIDQEIDDATLEKNANGEQIIIEELSVEEQLTQDLAKEKDKFLRLFAEFENYKRRTTKERIELFKTANQEVLLAMLPVLDDFDRAMIEISKSEDELLLKGVELIHEKLKSTLVSKGLEQVEVKAGDSFDADFAEAITQIPAPSDKMKGKIVDVLEKGYKLGDKIIRFPKVVIGQ, via the coding sequence ATGAACTTTAAGAATTTTTTTAAAACCAAGAGTACTATGACTACTGAAAATACAGAAATCGATCAAGAAATAGATGATGCAACATTGGAAAAAAATGCAAATGGCGAACAAATCATTATTGAGGAATTAAGTGTTGAAGAGCAACTAACACAAGATTTAGCAAAAGAAAAAGATAAATTTCTAAGACTATTTGCTGAGTTTGAAAATTACAAAAGAAGAACTACAAAAGAACGTATAGAGTTGTTTAAAACCGCTAATCAAGAAGTGTTGCTTGCTATGCTTCCTGTTTTAGATGATTTTGACAGAGCCATGATTGAAATCAGCAAAAGTGAAGATGAATTGCTTTTGAAAGGGGTAGAACTTATCCACGAAAAACTAAAATCTACTTTAGTTTCAAAAGGATTAGAGCAAGTTGAGGTTAAAGCCGGAGACAGTTTTGATGCTGATTTTGCTGAGGCAATTACTCAAATTCCTGCACCTTCAGATAAAATGAAAGGGAAAATCGTTGATGTTCTTGAAAAAGGATATAAATTAGGCGATAAAATTATCCGTTTTCCTAAAGTTGTTATAGGTCAATAG
- the hisS gene encoding histidine--tRNA ligase, protein MASKPSIPKGTRDFSPTEVAKRQYIIQIIKSNFEKFGFQPIETPSFENSETLMGKYGEEGDRLIFKILNSGDYLAKANTTHLENKDSTKLTSSISEKALRYDLTVPFARYVVQHQNDIEFPFKRYQIQPVWRADRPQKGRFREFFQCDADVVGSKSLWQEVELVQLYDTVFTALGLEGVTVKINNRKILSGIAEVIGASDKLIDFTVALDKLDKIGEDGVKKEMIEKGISEEAIIKVQPLFSFTGTISEKINQLSVLLAESQEGLKGVEELRFICDNVTALGLSTAILDLDVTLARGLNYYTGAIFEVAPPKSVSMGSIGGGGRYDDLTGIFGLKNMSGVGISFGLDRIYLVVEELNLFPDTVTATSKALFINYGEKEAFYAMKAIKELRNSGAKVELYPDNAKMAKQFQHADNRNIPFAVIVGDQEMVSNTFSLKNLSTGEQVSLDFEGLKKALI, encoded by the coding sequence ATGGCATCAAAACCAAGTATTCCAAAAGGAACAAGAGATTTCTCACCAACAGAGGTGGCAAAACGTCAATATATTATTCAAATCATAAAAAGTAATTTTGAAAAATTTGGTTTTCAACCGATAGAAACACCCTCTTTTGAAAATTCCGAAACCTTAATGGGGAAATACGGCGAAGAAGGTGATCGTTTGATTTTTAAGATATTGAATTCCGGGGATTATTTGGCTAAAGCCAATACTACACATTTAGAGAATAAAGACAGTACCAAATTAACGTCAAGTATTTCCGAGAAAGCGTTGCGTTATGACCTCACTGTGCCGTTTGCCCGTTATGTGGTGCAACATCAAAATGATATTGAATTTCCTTTCAAAAGATACCAAATTCAGCCGGTTTGGCGTGCCGATCGCCCGCAAAAAGGCCGTTTTAGAGAATTTTTTCAATGTGATGCAGATGTGGTTGGTTCTAAATCATTGTGGCAGGAAGTGGAGTTGGTACAATTATATGATACTGTTTTTACTGCTTTGGGTTTAGAAGGAGTAACGGTAAAAATCAATAACCGAAAAATATTATCCGGAATTGCCGAAGTCATTGGCGCTTCCGATAAGTTGATTGATTTCACCGTAGCGCTAGATAAGCTGGATAAAATTGGGGAAGACGGCGTTAAAAAAGAAATGATTGAAAAAGGAATTTCAGAGGAAGCTATTATCAAAGTGCAACCGCTTTTTAGTTTTACTGGAACAATATCTGAAAAAATAAACCAACTTTCGGTTTTGCTTGCTGAATCGCAAGAAGGGCTGAAAGGAGTGGAGGAATTGCGTTTCATTTGTGACAACGTTACAGCACTGGGATTGTCAACTGCGATTTTAGATTTGGATGTAACTTTGGCCAGAGGACTTAATTATTATACAGGTGCTATTTTTGAAGTGGCTCCGCCAAAATCAGTTTCGATGGGTTCTATCGGCGGTGGTGGAAGATATGATGATTTGACCGGGATTTTTGGTTTAAAAAACATGAGTGGTGTTGGGATTTCTTTCGGATTGGACCGAATTTATTTGGTTGTCGAAGAATTGAATTTATTTCCGGACACGGTTACGGCAACCTCAAAAGCCTTGTTCATTAATTACGGTGAAAAAGAAGCTTTTTATGCCATGAAAGCCATAAAAGAACTAAGAAATTCAGGAGCGAAAGTAGAATTATATCCGGATAACGCTAAGATGGCCAAACAATTTCAACATGCTGATAATAGAAATATTCCGTTTGCAGTTATTGTTGGCGATCAGGAAATGGTTTCGAATACTTTTTCGTTGAAGAATTTAAGTACCGGAGAACAAGTTTCGCTTGATTTTGAAGGTTTAAAAAAGGCCTTGATTTAA